The genome window TAAGTCCATCTGTTTGATGGACttaacaaacacaaactaaacacgtaacgcataatacagtccatgccatggcaatgtatattaacggggggacgcatgcatattaggaacacaagtcgataacgataatgcatacaatactggtaagaaacgatgtttgttaatgtatggcgtatatcattaaatagaaccacaattaccgcatatcatatgtgtgttaagttttctttgccgaaatttatttgaggactcagtatgaCTGAAGTGTTGGAAGAAAACGCACaaccatgtgtgaattaggccatattatttggccataaactaagccatttgaagtttgaaattcctgtggtcatgcatctgtctcatcggagactgcaaacgtgctgtcaaaatatcaactcgtcagatacaaatgcactcatggctcttaaaggggatgggagatggcactctcattggtttattgcacgttacgcccaaaccacacctacgggtaattaggctacttcagaccaaccctttttagatcatcgccatagaaccgcccacaaagctacttgcgcttggcgctgcTTACTTGCATTTCAggccgttaaaatagggcccttacgcctcgtgcccactacctccgtccgttgactgatccccattgactttgaatggggacggacgtgcaatgcattgtggatccgtccgttccgttggcgccttcggctccgtcaaaaagttgaacaatTTTCGACTccttcggcagcgacggatccgtcatccaatcagatcgcgtacgCGATCTGACGagactggaaagcgggaaagcgggtcatcttgcatcgcaacaagcaggaagaagcgggaagaccCGGCGAAGctatttgattggctgacggatgggccggtgcagtgggcacgaagcGTTACgcttcgtgcccactgcaccgtcagtcaacggacgtgggaaggcgtggctgacggatgggggagtagtctttgcagaggcatccgtcagccaatcaaatcgcttcgccgtgttcttcccgcttcttcctgcttgttgcgatgcaagatgacccgctttcccgctttccagtatcgtcagagcccgagtcgcgtcacagtgcttaaatttgcatgtgcgatctgattggatgacggatccgtcgctgccgaaaaagttgaaaatgtttcaactttttgacggagccgaaggctccaacggaacggacggatccacaatgcattgcgcgtccgtccccattcaaagtcaatggggatcagtcaacggacggaggtagtgggcacgaggcgttagagTCTAATCAGTCTGACTCCACACAGTCACATGGTGACGTAGCACTCTATGTAACATGGTGACGTAGTGCTGTATGTAACATGGTGACGTAGCGCTCTATGTAACATGGTGACGTAGCGCTCTGTGTAACATGGTGACGTAGCGCTCTGTGTAACATGGTGACGTAGCGCTCTATGTAACATGGTGACGTAGCGCTCTATGTAACATGGTGACGTAGCGCTCTGTGTAACATGGTGACGTAGCGCTCTATGTAACATGGTGACGTAGCGCTCTATGTAACATGGTGACGTAGCGCTCTATGTAACATGGTGACGTAGAGCACTCCCGTAGAGCACACACGTAGCCAATGGATGAAGAGGCTGAGACCTGTCTCTAGGCTACATGACGTCAGGCCCATCCATCGTTCCAACTCCGCGGTAAACGTTTAATGGGCTCATGTTGAAGGGCAGACAAGGCTGTGTGTCCTTTTGCTTGGTCAGGAAGATGTCTAGTTGCATTTATTCTTTCTCTGCCTGCAGGGATAATAGTGCTAAACCAAAacgctgtgtatatatatgtatatatatatatatatatatatatatatatatatatatatatatatatatatatatatatatatatttatacatatatatatttatttttatttatttatttatatgtataggCTCATTTCTGGCCACCTTATTTTGCTGCACATGTTGTGAACGAGTGTTGCCAAGGAGTAAAGTGTTTATCTTGCTTTGTAATGTTTTCTTCTTTGATGTGATGTGTTGAATCTCATGacctgaaaaatctttaaaACAAACTGATGGTAATACAAATCCCAGCTCTGAGACGATGTGAAACAAAATCCCCTCCCCCTTCACTTTGCATAACGGACAGAAACGTCTGAAACAgagagggtcaaaggtcatgttGACACGAGATGAAACCTCTGTGGGACGCGACAGTGTGAGTGTTGCCAAAGCGTTTCCCCGTCTGATCGTAGCCCACCTTGGAGAGCAGCTGTCAGATCACATACTCAACAGTTTGTAGGGTTGATGTGCTACAGCTCTGGTCGGTGTGAGGTCGGGTCCCaggccagcacccccccctcaccctgcaGACCGCGGCCCTGGACAGGGCACAGGATGGAGTCACACTCTCTGTTTGGGTCTTGAAGGGTTTTCTATCGTTCATAGTTTGCAaggtataattaagcaatagatcacgccaggctgtggtatgtgctcattataccactgttaagggccgttgtccggccccgacgcgcagcggagggccggcgacccccttcacagtggtataatgagcacataccactgactgaagtgatctattgcttttatacaacggttactgttatggcaaaacgaaagtcatagacacactacatttaaaaagaaaccaagaaagtcaaagtagccgttttattaaagaatacaaaaaagtagtccctcctggctgccttcaaaatgcacgacggtcgctatgcaacacactttagcgtccctccgagagaaggctcggctagagcggttcgccggcaatttatcctatggagcagttcactcgccgtgtgcctaagctttcgttagtctctccatcgccttgctcactcccggagtaacaacatttacaccctctccatcatccaacatatgtttgactttgtaactgtttctacttccaggcgcggagtgatatgcacactttcacaaaatgatcgggcgtcatagcagttatgtatacgctcaatatacaacagttaggaaccaatcagatcgctggatttaggccccccgttgtataatatacTGTATACCATCGACAAATCGTTTGGGAGATTTCTTTGTTCGGTAGAAGTCAATCAGAAGCAGTAAAGGTAGCAGTAGAAGTCATATAACTTATTGCACTCATGTAAAGTGAGAGCGACTTTAACTTAAAGACCTGGCTGTAACTCCTCCAGACCAGATACTGCACCACTCCTCGGCAGACGTGTGGCCCCACACCTACGTCTCCCAGGGCCTgtactgcctctcctcctccgacgCCTGGGAGCCAATCAACAACGAGCCCTCCGGCGTGGCCTCTCCGGCCGCCGGCTCCTACGTCATGGGGGGCGGGACCGAGGGCTTTGACGGACAGACGGCCTCCCAGTACctgtcccagcagcagcagcctcagcagcagcagcctcagcagcagcagcctcagcagcagcagcctcagcagcagcagcctcagcagcagcagctcagccTCCAGCAGCAGAGTCAGCTCCATCAGCTGCAGCAGATCCAACAGATCCAGCACTACCAGCACCAGCAGCTCCTGCAgtatcagcagcagcaggtcagTGGACTGCAGGGCTGGACACAAGATAAATGATGCTGCGAAAACAAAAGTCATCACTCATAGATCATGCATCTCGTTTTAGTAATTAAGCAAGCCGTTGGTGTTTAGAGTCTGTAAGGTTGAACAAAGTTGTGATCCGATTGGATCCGCTTGGAGAGGTCAGTGACCAAAGGATCAAAGTTGAGATTGTTTGAGGTTTGAGTGCACCGTCAAGGCGGAGGATTCAAGCTCTCCGCCACGCTTGGGGTAGGATCAACGCCAGGCTGGGCTTTCATGCTTAACTTATAAATACATTGAAGGTGATATGTGAGGTTGGCCTTGGATTGTTATCaattattagtattagtattagaaataaaatgacacaaaaaaaaagaaaaagaaaaaacacaataacagtCTCAGGTGGTTCATAAcgtaattataatttttttattcgaTTTTACAAAGCCTCTCAAAGGGTagagaaaaacacatttaattaaACACCGACAGGCAGGGAGCAGCGAGAGATGGGACACACAGAGGAACCTGTAATTAAAAGGAACAAGAAAGCAGGGACAGGGCTCTGTTGCTCTCTTCGTGTTCAGGGAAAGACTGTGATCCCCCAAAGATAGGCGCCTCTCCTCAGTGCGGTCCATTAGGCTTTGTGGAACCAAGAGGACAACACACATCCAGTTTTAACACGTTCCACATGTCCTGCCTCCTCTCATCACGGTCAAACCCATTCTCCCCGGCCCAGTCCCTGGAGCAGCGGCTGCACAGCGCCAATCACTCGCTACAGGCCACCCCCAACAGCACCATCCACAGCCTGGCCCCGGCCAGCTACCCGCCGCTGGTGGACCTGTGGAACGGGGCGCAGACCGAGGCCTACCAGGTGGAGGGCGGGAGCTACCTGGGCGTGGCCGCCGTGGTGGAGCCCAGCATGGGGGTCGTCATGGGCGACGACGTGATTGGCACGGAACACTCCCCGCTGCTGgagcaacaggaggaggaggagtttaaGGTGAGGTCGCAGGGTCACGACCTGATGGGAGACAGTCTTTTCCTgtgtggttttcaaactgtggggggcgccagagttcttcagggggggcgcgacgtgagaaaaaaataaacccgaagaaaaccctgaaagacgatgattcaaatcatcagtcgtacttcaactgtagaagtaacgttacataactaaatcaattttcaaccgtttatcttcgtgcaaaccatttaacaaatctacacacttgtatcttgaataatatctaaacagaatttcgatatcatttaacatgtcttcagaatcacagttttagtttcataccgcttcgttttcagctgttttcattgaagacgtcagcccattctgatacacctacttctagacatcgtaactcattcctttttcaaccgtttaccatcgttcaaaccattaaacaaatctacacacttgtatctttaaTACTATCtgaacggaattttgatagcctttagacttttttcagaatcaccgttttagtttcaaaccggcgtcgttttcagttgcttataataatttaggtcaccatagcaacgccggtaaacaaaccccaccgaatagtcgaatctctggactgaaaaggcagatctgattcgactcagaaaattcagagtcggggaccctgaatgaatctgtaaactggcagtttacacagattaagatgttcaaatgtatttaaaaaaggttaagctaaaacatgcttagataaagttgttaaattgtgttgtttaaaaacgcaaaaagatgttgtaatgtttcagaaatatgtttgaaatgtgtaattaaaatagctttcaaaacacaggtatttagaaaaaaaaattggggggggggggctcagctgaatttttttctctgagggggggctcactctctcacactttgaaaacccatTAGACTATGCAAAATCGTAGTCATTGACAACCCTAATATAAATAGATGTTCATAAGTTGGAAAAAATGCCTATCAAACATTAAATtaacagctctctctctttccctctctctccccctctctctctctctcaggaggaggaggtgacctTATGCATCGAGTCAGAGACAGCCACGCTAACTCCCCCCACAAGACCAGGAGACGTCTCCTCCGGCGGCAGTAGTCCGGGGCAACCGCCGGTCGAGCCAATG of Gadus macrocephalus chromosome 11, ASM3116895v1 contains these proteins:
- the fam131bb gene encoding uncharacterized protein fam131bb isoform X2; this translates as MEDTTSILPRLKRNSNAYGIGALAKSSLTGVSGVSRSMKERVTKPTAMAQGRVAHMIEWQNWGMQTVGAGGVPIPRITTQERENERRLENDAYSDLSDGEKEARFAAGILQQFAISQATLMAWTSMDGESLRSGSNQGSVAHLSEVNQESITSRDQILHHSSADVWPHTYVSQGLYCLSSSDAWEPINNEPSGVASPAAGSYVMGGGTEGFDGQTASQYLSQQQQPQQQQPQQQQPQQQQPQQQQPQQQQLSLQQQSQLHQLQQIQQIQHYQHQQLLQYQQQQSLEQRLHSANHSLQATPNSTIHSLAPASYPPLVDLWNGAQTEAYQVEGGSYLGVAAVVEPSMGVVMGDDVIGTEHSPLLEQQEEEEFKEEEVTLCIESETATLTPPTRPGDVSSGGSSPGQPPVEPMTERKASDVSPGYAQTLEEKSEGQQEGSSPSMSAN
- the fam131bb gene encoding uncharacterized protein fam131bb isoform X3: MEDTTSILPRLKRNSNAYGIGALAKSSLTGVSRSMKERVTKPTAMAQGRVAHMIEWQNWGMQTVGAGGVPIPRITTQERENERRLENDAYSDLSDGEKEARFAAGILQQFAISQATLMAWTSMDGESLRSGSNQGSVAHLSEVNQESITSRDQILHHSSADVWPHTYVSQGLYCLSSSDAWEPINNEPSGVASPAAGSYVMGGGTEGFDGQTASQYLSQQQQPQQQQPQQQQPQQQQPQQQQPQQQQLSLQQQSQLHQLQQIQQIQHYQHQQLLQYQQQQSLEQRLHSANHSLQATPNSTIHSLAPASYPPLVDLWNGAQTEAYQVEGGSYLGVAAVVEPSMGVVMGDDVIGTEHSPLLEQQEEEEFKEEEVTLCIESETATLTPPTRPGDVSSGGSSPGQPPVEPMTERKASDVSPGYAQTLEEKSEGQQEGSSPSMSAN
- the fam131bb gene encoding uncharacterized protein fam131bb isoform X4 — translated: MKERVTKPTAMAQGRVAHMIEWQNWGMQTVGAGGVPIPRITTQERENERRLENDAYSDLSDGEKEARFAAGILQQFAISQATLMAWTSMDGESLRSGSNQGSVAHLSEVNQESITSRDQILHHSSADVWPHTYVSQGLYCLSSSDAWEPINNEPSGVASPAAGSYVMGGGTEGFDGQTASQYLSQQQQPQQQQPQQQQPQQQQPQQQQPQQQQLSLQQQSQLHQLQQIQQIQHYQHQQLLQYQQQQSLEQRLHSANHSLQATPNSTIHSLAPASYPPLVDLWNGAQTEAYQVEGGSYLGVAAVVEPSMGVVMGDDVIGTEHSPLLEQQEEEEFKEEEVTLCIESETATLTPPTRPGDVSSGGSSPGQPPVEPMTERKASDVSPGYAQTLEEKSEGQQEGSSPSMSAN